In a genomic window of Epinephelus fuscoguttatus linkage group LG23, E.fuscoguttatus.final_Chr_v1:
- the LOC125883822 gene encoding basement membrane-specific heparan sulfate proteoglycan core protein-like isoform X2 yields MKIGVFYLGFCVLHTFASSATNKEVFIQMTPSRSQFFQYERVSLSCDVSAGGSRLRRNTTTRGTESCPYGWGTLNGSTCTITTLYVSDTGLYWCESESGDQSQTVHITVTAGPVILDSPALPVMERDTVTLSCTNRKTSSANLTADFYKDGVFIGSSSTGNMTIHSVSPSDEGLYRCNVSGAGGSADSWLTVRDPAAPDAPDAPDAPVMSVSRLVCHVIVGTPYLLSTIILGLIYRDRRAGQLVAEDRRHDVIMEVE; encoded by the exons ATGAAGATCGGTGTGTTTTATCTCGGCTTTT gTGTGCTTCATACATTCGCCTCATCGGCTACCAATAAAGAAG tCTTCATACAAATGACTCCCAGCAGGTCCCAGTTCTTTCAGTATGAGCGTGTCTCTCTGAGCTGTGACGTCTCAGCTGGAGGCAGTCGGCTGAGGAGGAACACAACCACCAGAGGAACTGAGTCCTGCCCGTACGGCTGGGGAACTCTGAACGGCTCCACCTGCACCATCACCACACTGTACGTGTCAGACACTGGACTCTACTGGTGTGAGTCTGAATCAGGGGACCAAAGCCAGACTGTACACATCACAGTAACAG CTGGTCCGGTAATCCTTGACAGTCCTGCTCTTCCTGTGATGGAGAGAGACACTGTGACTCTGAGCTGTACAAACAGGAAGACTTCCTCCGCCAACCTCACAGCTGATTTCTATAAAGATGGCGTCTTCATCGGGAGCAGCTCCACAGGAAACATGACCATCCACAGTGTTTCTCCATCTGATGAAGGACTCTACAGATGTAACGTCTCTGGAGCTGGAGGATCAGCAGACAGCTGGCTGACTGTCAGAG ACCCTGCAGCTCCTGATGCTCCCGATGCTCCTGATGCTCCAGTGATGTCTGTTTCCAGACTAGTATGTCATGTCATCGTAGGGACTCCGTACCTGCTGTCCACCATCATACTGGGACTCATatacagagacagaagag ctggtcagcttgtTGCAGAGGACAGAcgacatgatgtcatcatggaggtgGAATAA
- the LOC125883822 gene encoding basement membrane-specific heparan sulfate proteoglycan core protein-like isoform X1, with translation MKIGVFYLGFCVLHTFASSATNKEVFIQMTPSRSQFFQYERVSLSCDVSAGGSRLRRNTTTRGTESCPYGWGTLNGSTCTITTLYVSDTGLYWCESESGDQSQTVHITVTAGPVILDSPALPVMERDTVTLSCTNRKTSSANLTADFYKDGVFIGSSSTGNMTIHSVSPSDEGLYRCNVSGAGGSADSWLTVRVSDPAAPDAPDAPDAPVMSVSRLVCHVIVGTPYLLSTIILGLIYRDRRAGQLVAEDRRHDVIMEVE, from the exons ATGAAGATCGGTGTGTTTTATCTCGGCTTTT gTGTGCTTCATACATTCGCCTCATCGGCTACCAATAAAGAAG tCTTCATACAAATGACTCCCAGCAGGTCCCAGTTCTTTCAGTATGAGCGTGTCTCTCTGAGCTGTGACGTCTCAGCTGGAGGCAGTCGGCTGAGGAGGAACACAACCACCAGAGGAACTGAGTCCTGCCCGTACGGCTGGGGAACTCTGAACGGCTCCACCTGCACCATCACCACACTGTACGTGTCAGACACTGGACTCTACTGGTGTGAGTCTGAATCAGGGGACCAAAGCCAGACTGTACACATCACAGTAACAG CTGGTCCGGTAATCCTTGACAGTCCTGCTCTTCCTGTGATGGAGAGAGACACTGTGACTCTGAGCTGTACAAACAGGAAGACTTCCTCCGCCAACCTCACAGCTGATTTCTATAAAGATGGCGTCTTCATCGGGAGCAGCTCCACAGGAAACATGACCATCCACAGTGTTTCTCCATCTGATGAAGGACTCTACAGATGTAACGTCTCTGGAGCTGGAGGATCAGCAGACAGCTGGCTGACTGTCAGAG TGTCAGACCCTGCAGCTCCTGATGCTCCCGATGCTCCTGATGCTCCAGTGATGTCTGTTTCCAGACTAGTATGTCATGTCATCGTAGGGACTCCGTACCTGCTGTCCACCATCATACTGGGACTCATatacagagacagaagag ctggtcagcttgtTGCAGAGGACAGAcgacatgatgtcatcatggaggtgGAATAA